In Phoenix dactylifera cultivar Barhee BC4 chromosome 11, palm_55x_up_171113_PBpolish2nd_filt_p, whole genome shotgun sequence, the following are encoded in one genomic region:
- the LOC103710503 gene encoding 40S ribosomal protein S12-like, translating to MAEDIAVETAVPALGEPMDLMTALQLVMKKSLAHDGLVRGLHEAAKAVEKHAAQLCVLADDCDQPDYVKLVKALCAEHNVHLVTVPAAKTLGEWAGLCKIDSEGKARKVVGCSCVVIKDYGEESEGLHIVQEYVKSH from the exons AGAAGACATTGCAGTCGAAACAGCAGTTCCAGCTCTTGGGGAGCCCATGGACTTGATGACAGCCCTGCAACTCGTGATGAAGAAATCATTGGCCCATGATGGGCTTGTTCGTGGACTTCATGAAGCTGCCAAGGCCGTCGAGAAGCATGCAGCACAACTTTGTGTGCTGGCTGATGATTGCGACCAGCCTGACTATGTCAAGCTTGTTAAAGCACTTTGTGCTGAACATAATGTGCACTTGGTTACAGTTCCAGCTGCTAAAACTCTTGGCGAGTGGGCAGGG CTTTGCAAAATTGATTCAGAGGGGAAGGCAAGGAAAGTGGTAGGTTGCTCATGTGTGGTTATCAAG GATTATGGAGAAGAATCAGAGGGCCTTCATATAGTTCAGGAGTATGTGAAATCCCACTGA
- the LOC103710504 gene encoding accelerated cell death 11: MAGEEGKPLRRISEAFEGLAETVSSKTAAVEVGPFSRACSRVSVLFGCLGIAFKFAEMDYVSKVEDLSEASKSISTLHSLLDLDVQKNCVRQAGSHSRNLLRVKRGLDMVKVLFEQILASEGNSLKNPASVAYAEVFAPHHGWAIRKAVAAGMYALPTKAQLLKKLNEDEASAKVQMQNYIRASAPVILYIEELFHSRNLGIDW, from the exons ATGGCGGGAGAGGAAGGGAAGCCGCTCCGGAGGATCTCGGAGGCCTTCGAGGGCCTCGCCGAGACGGTGAGCTCCAAGACCGCCGCCGTCGAGGTCGGCCCCTTCTCCCGCGCCTGCTCCCGGGTCTCCGTCCTCTTCGGCTGCCTCGGGATCGCCTTCAAGTTCGCCGAGATGGATTACGTCTCCAAG GTGGAGGACTTATCAGAGGCATCAAAATCTATCTCTACATTACACTCTTTGCTTGATTTAGATGTTCAGAAGAACTGCGTGAGACAAGCTGGTAGCCACTCACGCAACCTTCTTAGAGTGAAGCGTGGACTTGACATGGTCAAGGTGCTGTTTGAGCAAATTCTAGCATCAGA AGGAAATTCCCTGAAGAACCCTGCATCAGTGGCTTATGCAGAAGTTTTTGCTCCTCACCATGGATGGGCCATAAGGAAAGCAGTAGCTGCAGGAATGTATGCCCTTCCTACAAAAGCACAACTTTTGAAGAAGCTAAATGAAGATG AGGCCTCAGCGAAGGTTCAGATGCAGAATTACATCAGGGCATCTGCTCCAGTTATTCTTTATATTGAGGAACTATTTCACTCGAGAAATTTGGGTATAGATTGGTGA